The following is a genomic window from Clostridium fungisolvens.
AATATCTTTAAATAATATTGAGAAAACAGAAGATTTAATAGTTGTAGAAAATTCTATCTATAAGCTTAACAGTGCGGAAAATAAATTAGAAGATCTAAATGGGACAACTAGTATTAGCTTTAAAGGTAAGTTCTTAAAGATTTGTAATGGAAAAGTTTTAAGTATGGAAAATGGAAATGTATATATAAATTAACAACATGTTATAAAATACACCACCTGATAATGAGTTATTGGGTGGTGTATTCATCATTGTAATCAAAATATAGATAGACCAGTTCAAAATAAAATCTACCTAATAAATATGAAGTAGTTTATCTATAGTAGAAAAGTTTAAACATTGAAGTGACCTATACATATGTGCTATAATTGCAAAATGTAATAGTATTTTGATCCGATTGAAACTTAATATAAAAAATTGTGTACAGTAGAATTTCATATAAAAAGCAGCTGTTTTAGAAATTTTAAGAATAGGAGAAAAGTATGAGAGACAAAATATTAGAATTAATTTTAATTATTCCTGCAATACTAATAGGGTTTACTTTTCATGAATATGCTCATGCAAAGGTTGCAGACATGCTTGGAGATAAGACGCCAAGATTTCAGGGGAGACTTACTCTTAACCCTTTAGCACACATAGATCCGATAGGATTTATCATGATATTAATAATGAAGTTTGGGTGGGCTAAGCCTGTACAAATAAATAGAAGAGCTTTTAAAAATGGCTATAAAGATGATTTGAAGGTAACAATAGCTGGACCATTAGCAAATTTGTTAATAGCTATCATATTTTCAGTTATATTTGGATTAGCCTATAAGTTTTATTTTATAAATAACTATACTGATATAACAAATATAATAGTTCAAATATTAAATTTAATAATCATTATAAATGTAAACTTATTTGTATTTAACCTATTACCTTTACCTGGACTTGATGGTTTTGGAATCCTTCAAGATTTATTTCCTTCAGCTTTCGGTAGAATAGCAGATTCTTTATATAGGTATCAATTTATAATATTTGCTTTGATAGCTTTTGGCGGAGCAAGGTTCTTAGATAAACCAACTGGAATTATATTAGATCTTTGCTCGAAAATAGTTACAGGTATTATTTCATAATCATTTAGGAGGAAAATATGAGACTTAGGAAAAAATGGTGGGCAAGACCAGAATTAGAAGAGGCGAAAAATGTTGTTACGAATCCATCTGAATTTAAAGGAAGATGGAGTGAAGCATTTGGTGATAGTAATCCAGTGCATTTAGAATTAGGATGTGGTAGAGGTAAGTTTATAAGTGAAAAAGCTGCTGCAAATCCTGGTATAAATCATGTTGCTATAGATTTAAAGGATGAAGTGTTAATATACGCACTTAGAAAGGTAAATGAAGCTGAGGTTCCAAATGTAAGGCTTATACCTATGAATATATCGTTTATTGGAGATGTATTTGATAAAGACGAAATAAGTAAGATTTATATAAACTTTTGCAATCCATGGCCTAAAGAAAGGCATAAGAAGAGAAGACTTACGCATACAAGCTTTTTAAAGATATATAAAACTTTTCTTAAGCCCAATAGTGAGATTTGGTTTAAAACAGATGATGTTGGGCTTTTTGAAGAATCACAAGAATACTTTAAAGAGAGTGGTTTTACACTAGAATACCTAACCTATGATTTGCATAATGACGAGTTCAAAGAAAATATAATGACTGAATACGAAGCAAAGTTTACTTCTTTAGGGATGAAGACAATGTTTTTAATTGCAAGGCTTAATTCTTAAGATGTTGGAGACTATCATATTTAAAATATATGGTAGTCTCTATTTTTATTCTTTAGGAATTCATATCACAATCATATCTATGGATAATTATGTGAACGGACTTAAGACATAATATAAGTTAAAGAATAAAAAAGAAGAATATGTAGCCTGCCAGATTTTCCTCATATACATTCAAGTTGTTAGTAAATGTTTATATAGGTTCCGTTACGGAAACTTAGATTATACATGTTCGAAAATCATGCACCTATACCCTGTAGACATGTATAAATTAATAATTGAAGTTGGACCTCTATGTATGATACATAAAAAGTGTAAGAAAAATTAATAATATAATAAAATAAGTAAATACATTATATAAATAACAACAAATAAGATGAATTACTGATGAAGCTTGGATTATAAGTTTTTACATAATGGCAAATAAAGTTTAAAGTGTGGTTTTATAGAATGGTGAATAAATTAAGCTAAGATCAATAATAAGTTTGGTATTTATATAAGTTATATAAGTTATATAAAGGAGTGATAAATGTGAGTGAAAATTTAACAAGAACCATAGTAGGGGTTGTTAAAGATAGTAATGATGAAATAGAAGCGTATAAGCTTGATAGTGGAGAAATAGTAGAGAAAGAACAAGCAATTAGCCTAGCTAAAGAAGGAAAAATAAGTGGAGTGCAGGTCTCGACTTCTCGTAAAGGAGAAAAGTATCTTAGAAGTTATCCTGATGGCACAAAAAATAATAACTTAGATAATTTACCTGAAATTGAATAATAATGATTTAAAATGCCCACAAAGTTTATGAATGAATAAGAAAACTTTGTGGGCATTTATATAGGTCTTACAAGAACCTAAAAAGTATTTTTAAAATATTAAAACAAAACAATTACTTGTTTTGTTTTAATACAATCAATTTTCTTTTATATATTTCGTAAAATTTATTTCCGGATCTCATTGCTTGGCCAATTTCTAAGATAAGTTCAGATTCTGATTTCAAAAGTAGTGTGATGGCATCATCATTAATTGTCACATCAAAATCATTTACGGCACCTTCTAAGCTTCTATCAAGGCCCTCAGCAATTCTGAGTAGTATTCCAATACTTTCTACAGCTTCTATATCCAATCTATTGATGATACTTGTGAATTTTATAAAAGGAAGCTGATAATTATTGTTTCTGTGCATAGATGCAACTAATGAACTCATTAAAATCTCCCTATGTGAAAGACCGCTTATGGCAGAATTAAGTATAATATAAAACGAATGTATATGATGGTCGTAATACCTTATGCTAATACCACAATCATGAAGCAGGGAAGATGTCTTTATTATATTGTTGTATTCGTCACCGAGCTTGTGAATTGGTTTTAACTCTTCAAAAAGTTTTTTTGTAATGCTGTAGACCTTTTGGGCATGTTTTTTATTTATATTAAGAGTTTCAATTATGCCTTCAATACTATAGTCAAGTATGTCATTCCAAGCAGTTTTGTAGTTATTATTAAGATATTCCTGAACTATACCCTCTCTAAGACCTCGTCCACAAATTTTGATGTTTTTTATTGAAAGTAAATCTACCAATTGATTTAAAAGAATAAGCCCGCCAAATATTACATCGGCTCTGTCAACAGATAAGCCTTCTACCTTACTTCGTCCTTTTAGGTTTTTGCATTTTAAGAGATTATATATCTGACAGATATCATAATCATCAAATGAATAATTATGTAATGTTCCTATAGGATATCTTTTTGTATGCTTTTGTATTTTGGCAATATTCCTTATAGTGCCTCCAATTCCTATTATACTTTCAAACTCTGTTTCAAAAAGCCAAGGTATATTTTTAATAGTATCTTGTACAAATTTATTTGCTGCTAAAGTGTTATTATAAGTAATTACATCGGTAAGCTCATAGTCATTTGAAATGTTTATACAACCCAAAGGTATAGTTATTTTTTTTATTATCTCATTATTTCTTATCCAAGCTAAATGTGTGTGATTACCACTTATATCTACCATTAGAGCATTATTATAGTACAGACTATTTTTTATACTTAAATGATTATAATATATTTCTTCATCAAAGTTTAAAATTCTTATATCTAACGATAAATCCTTTTTTATTTTATCTCTAAGAATCTTTTTGTTAGTAGCACATCTTAATGCTTCTGTTGCAACTAAGATTATCTCAGAAGCACCTGATTCGATGCATAGAGATTTAAAAGCTTTTAATGTTGCTAAAGTCTTTTCAATCTTCTCTACTGAAATAGATGAGGTTTTAGAAATATCTTCTCCAAGTCTTATAGTTTCTTTTATTTCATCAATTATCTTAAAGTATCCTGTATCTTCAACTTGTGCAAGCATCACTCGTACTGAATTAGAGCCAAGGTCAATTACCCCAAATCTTTTCATAGACAAATCTCCTTATTGTAACATATAATAAAATAGTATATAAAAAACTAAAAGTTTTCAACTGCTTTTGAATTATTATTATGAAATATTATTTTTAAACTATTTTCAAAAATAAACGAGTTTTAAGTGGAGATTTTTGAAATAAAAATTCTATATTGACAAAAAAAAATTTTTTTGGATATAATATAAATAATTAAATAATTAAAATCTAAGAAAAGAAGAGTACTTTATTTGAGTCTTAAAGCGAACAGGGGATGGTGTAAGCCCTGTAAGATAAGATTAAAGGAAGAGAGCCTTGGAGATGCTGCTTGAAAATAAAAGTAGGGCATGCCGCAATATGCGTTAAATATATGAGTGGGTTTTTAAAAACCAATAGAAGTGGTACCGCGGATATAAGTTCGTCTCTAAAAAAAAGAGATGAGCTTTTTTTATTCTTTATGAAACTATAAAATTTTCAGATTAGTTAAAACCAGGACTTCAATGTTTTTGAAAGCTTTTAAGGGTTTACAGTAAGAAAGTTCAATTTATGATACTGAAAGTTTTATCCCCATAGGGTAGAAAAGTAGACGAGCAAATTGTGGTAGTTGAATACGAAATAAAATCAACGGCTATTGGCCTTAGGATTTTTATATAACACATACAGGAGGAGATACTATGGATTACAAAAAACTTACAGCTGAAAGATTAAAA
Proteins encoded in this region:
- the trmB gene encoding tRNA (guanosine(46)-N7)-methyltransferase TrmB, translated to MRLRKKWWARPELEEAKNVVTNPSEFKGRWSEAFGDSNPVHLELGCGRGKFISEKAAANPGINHVAIDLKDEVLIYALRKVNEAEVPNVRLIPMNISFIGDVFDKDEISKIYINFCNPWPKERHKKRRLTHTSFLKIYKTFLKPNSEIWFKTDDVGLFEESQEYFKESGFTLEYLTYDLHNDEFKENIMTEYEAKFTSLGMKTMFLIARLNS
- a CDS encoding Ppx/GppA phosphatase family protein; the encoded protein is MKRFGVIDLGSNSVRVMLAQVEDTGYFKIIDEIKETIRLGEDISKTSSISVEKIEKTLATLKAFKSLCIESGASEIILVATEALRCATNKKILRDKIKKDLSLDIRILNFDEEIYYNHLSIKNSLYYNNALMVDISGNHTHLAWIRNNEIIKKITIPLGCINISNDYELTDVITYNNTLAANKFVQDTIKNIPWLFETEFESIIGIGGTIRNIAKIQKHTKRYPIGTLHNYSFDDYDICQIYNLLKCKNLKGRSKVEGLSVDRADVIFGGLILLNQLVDLLSIKNIKICGRGLREGIVQEYLNNNYKTAWNDILDYSIEGIIETLNINKKHAQKVYSITKKLFEELKPIHKLGDEYNNIIKTSSLLHDCGISIRYYDHHIHSFYIILNSAISGLSHREILMSSLVASMHRNNNYQLPFIKFTSIINRLDIEAVESIGILLRIAEGLDRSLEGAVNDFDVTINDDAITLLLKSESELILEIGQAMRSGNKFYEIYKRKLIVLKQNK
- a CDS encoding DUF3892 domain-containing protein; its protein translation is MSENLTRTIVGVVKDSNDEIEAYKLDSGEIVEKEQAISLAKEGKISGVQVSTSRKGEKYLRSYPDGTKNNNLDNLPEIE
- a CDS encoding site-2 protease family protein, with the translated sequence MRDKILELILIIPAILIGFTFHEYAHAKVADMLGDKTPRFQGRLTLNPLAHIDPIGFIMILIMKFGWAKPVQINRRAFKNGYKDDLKVTIAGPLANLLIAIIFSVIFGLAYKFYFINNYTDITNIIVQILNLIIIINVNLFVFNLLPLPGLDGFGILQDLFPSAFGRIADSLYRYQFIIFALIAFGGARFLDKPTGIILDLCSKIVTGIIS